From Permianibacter aggregans, a single genomic window includes:
- the spoT gene encoding bifunctional GTP diphosphokinase/guanosine-3',5'-bis pyrophosphate 3'-pyrophosphohydrolase: protein MQLFQGLRAQVESYLDPAQIEQIAKAYELARDAHSGQSRSSGEPYITHPVAVAGIMASMRLDAQSIMAALMHDVIEDCGVSKESLVEQFGQQVADLVEGVSKLTQIKFGSKAEAQAENFRKMMMAMTKDIRVILIKLADRLHNMQTLGALTPQKRRRIAQETLEIYAPIANRLGMYAIRQELEELGFAALYPYRYKVLRQAVKKARGNRKEIISGISQSIERKLADAGINAKVLGREKTLFSIYEKMRTRVHSFAEVMDIYGFRIVTDNEDSCYRILGQIHNLYKPVPGRFKDYVAIPKTNGYQSLHSTLKGPHGLHIEVQIRTELMDQMAQNGVAAHWLYKSGSQPHPAESRAREWLRSVMEFQQRAGDSMEFVENIKIDLFPDEVYVFTPNGNIMELPVGATPVDFAYAIHTDVGNACVAAKVDRQLTPLSTTLRNGQTVEIITAPGARPNPTWLSFVATGKARANIRHFLKNQRREESIAMGKRLLDNALSEKNVEQFSEADREKVAHDTRHKNFDDLLADIGIGQIPAIAIAHRLDPERHVIRKQEQEEHPLTIRGTEGMLVNYARCCCPIPGDPIVGVLMAGRGIMVHMHSCPNTAEFTNQPDRIVPLQWEKDVKGEFIAELEVDVVNRRGVLALLTATIADEEANIVNLEIDPRDGSYNTIVFMVQVRGRLHLANIIRRVKAMKETNRIIRHHRVMADKQNP from the coding sequence GTGCAGTTATTCCAGGGCTTACGCGCACAGGTCGAGAGTTATCTGGACCCAGCGCAAATCGAACAAATCGCCAAAGCCTATGAACTGGCTCGGGATGCTCATTCCGGCCAGTCGCGCTCGTCCGGCGAACCGTATATCACCCATCCAGTAGCTGTTGCCGGCATCATGGCCAGCATGCGCCTCGATGCCCAGAGCATCATGGCGGCGCTGATGCATGATGTCATCGAAGATTGTGGCGTCAGCAAGGAATCGCTGGTCGAGCAATTCGGTCAGCAGGTCGCCGATCTGGTCGAAGGCGTCTCGAAGCTGACGCAAATCAAGTTCGGTTCCAAAGCTGAAGCCCAGGCCGAAAACTTCCGCAAAATGATGATGGCGATGACCAAGGATATCCGGGTCATCCTGATCAAGCTCGCCGACCGCTTGCACAATATGCAAACGCTGGGCGCATTGACGCCGCAGAAGCGTCGCCGTATTGCGCAAGAGACATTGGAAATCTATGCGCCGATCGCCAACCGGCTCGGTATGTACGCCATTCGTCAGGAACTGGAAGAACTTGGTTTTGCGGCGCTTTATCCTTACCGATACAAAGTGCTGCGCCAGGCGGTGAAAAAAGCACGCGGCAATCGCAAGGAAATCATCAGCGGCATATCCCAATCGATTGAACGCAAGCTGGCCGACGCCGGCATCAACGCGAAAGTGCTGGGTCGTGAGAAAACGCTGTTTTCGATTTACGAAAAAATGCGCACGCGAGTGCATAGCTTTGCGGAAGTCATGGATATCTATGGCTTTCGTATCGTCACCGACAACGAAGACAGTTGTTATCGGATTCTCGGGCAAATTCACAACTTATATAAACCGGTGCCCGGTCGTTTCAAAGACTACGTGGCGATTCCGAAAACCAATGGTTATCAGAGCCTGCATTCGACGCTGAAAGGTCCGCATGGTCTGCATATCGAAGTGCAAATCCGCACCGAGCTGATGGACCAAATGGCGCAGAATGGCGTTGCCGCGCATTGGTTATACAAATCAGGCAGTCAGCCGCATCCGGCTGAATCGCGTGCTCGCGAATGGCTGCGCTCGGTCATGGAATTTCAGCAGCGCGCTGGCGACTCGATGGAGTTCGTCGAGAACATCAAAATCGATTTGTTCCCGGACGAAGTCTACGTATTCACACCGAATGGCAACATCATGGAATTGCCGGTTGGCGCCACGCCGGTCGATTTCGCTTACGCGATTCATACCGATGTCGGCAATGCTTGTGTCGCCGCTAAAGTCGATCGGCAGTTAACGCCGTTGTCGACGACATTGCGCAATGGCCAAACGGTGGAAATCATTACGGCGCCCGGTGCGCGGCCAAACCCGACCTGGCTCAGTTTTGTTGCCACGGGTAAAGCCCGCGCCAATATTCGTCACTTCCTGAAAAACCAGCGGCGCGAAGAATCGATTGCGATGGGCAAGCGCTTGCTCGATAACGCGCTCAGTGAGAAAAACGTTGAGCAGTTTTCGGAAGCCGACCGCGAAAAAGTCGCGCACGATACTCGCCATAAGAACTTCGATGATTTATTGGCCGATATTGGTATCGGGCAAATTCCAGCGATTGCCATTGCGCACCGACTCGATCCAGAGCGTCATGTCATTCGCAAACAGGAACAGGAAGAACACCCACTGACCATTCGCGGCACCGAAGGCATGCTGGTCAATTACGCCCGCTGCTGCTGCCCGATTCCGGGCGATCCGATCGTCGGTGTATTGATGGCCGGTCGCGGCATCATGGTGCACATGCATTCCTGCCCGAATACCGCGGAGTTCACCAATCAGCCCGATCGGATCGTGCCGCTACAATGGGAAAAAGACGTCAAAGGCGAATTCATCGCGGAACTCGAAGTGGATGTCGTCAATCGTCGTGGCGTGCTGGCACTATTAACCGCGACGATAGCCGACGAAGAAGCCAATATCGTCAACCTGGAAATCGATCCGCGTGACGGCAGTTACAACACGATTGTCTTTATGGTGCAGGTGCGCGGTCGTTTGCACCTGGCCAATATTATTCGTCGCGTCAAAGCGATGAAAGAAACCAACCGTATCATCCGTCATCATCGCGTGATGGCCGACAAACAAAACCCTTAA
- the rpoZ gene encoding DNA-directed RNA polymerase subunit omega, translated as MARVTVQDAVEKVGNRFDLVLLAAKRARQLATGGKEPLVAWDNDKPTVVAIREIESSKIDAAFVEAEEKRVVQMAPVVEETPDFSLD; from the coding sequence ATGGCGCGTGTCACCGTCCAGGATGCTGTCGAGAAAGTCGGCAATCGCTTTGATTTGGTGCTGTTGGCCGCCAAGCGCGCCCGGCAACTGGCCACTGGTGGCAAAGAGCCGCTGGTTGCTTGGGACAATGACAAGCCGACCGTCGTCGCCATTCGCGAGATTGAGAGCAGCAAAATCGATGCGGCTTTCGTCGAAGCGGAAGAAAAGCGGGTAGTGCAGATGGCGCCAGTGGTCGAGGAAACCCCGGACTTCTCGCTGGATTGA
- a CDS encoding VOC family protein, translating to MQDAKSPSSLPAITWFEIPSSDFERAIRFYQTMLNVELKRDEMSGIAMAMFPVEDPQTGGAVVHGAPYKPSADGVCPYLYTTDLSGALSRAARMGSEIVMPKTFLTPEIGYIALLMDSEGNRIGLHSFADS from the coding sequence ATGCAAGACGCGAAATCCCCGAGCAGCCTGCCAGCCATCACCTGGTTCGAAATCCCGAGCAGCGACTTCGAGCGTGCCATCCGCTTTTACCAGACGATGCTGAACGTCGAGCTGAAGCGCGACGAGATGAGCGGCATCGCGATGGCGATGTTCCCGGTCGAAGACCCGCAAACCGGTGGCGCCGTCGTTCATGGCGCCCCCTACAAGCCCTCCGCCGATGGCGTCTGCCCGTATCTGTATACAACCGATCTCAGCGGTGCGCTGAGCCGGGCGGCAAGAATGGGTAGCGAAATCGTCATGCCAAAAACCTTCCTGACCCCGGAAATCGGCTACATCGCCTTGCTGATGGACAGTGAAGGCAATCGCATTGGCCTGCATTCGTTTGCGGATAGCTAA
- a CDS encoding helix-turn-helix transcriptional regulator: MRRADRLFQIVQILRRGKVVTAAQIADELEVSERTVYRDLSDLSARGVPLRAEAGVGYALEKGFDIPPLMFTGQELEAIVIASRILESWADSETRKQIRAALEKIEQALPKTLREKPSRVRVFAPDFMTVADIWQALPALRSAINEQRKCHFHYRDEHGRESERTIRPLAVYFWGKVWTCVGWCEMRGDFRHFRLDRMREFLTLAERFQDEPGKTLQDFEAILRACEFEQKVNAPAD, from the coding sequence ATGCGTCGCGCTGACCGACTGTTCCAAATCGTCCAGATCCTGCGTCGCGGTAAGGTGGTTACCGCAGCGCAGATTGCCGACGAATTGGAGGTCAGCGAACGCACGGTTTATCGCGACCTGAGCGATTTGTCGGCGCGTGGCGTGCCGCTGCGTGCCGAAGCCGGTGTCGGGTACGCACTGGAAAAAGGCTTCGACATTCCGCCGCTGATGTTTACCGGTCAGGAACTGGAAGCCATTGTTATCGCCTCCCGCATTCTGGAAAGCTGGGCCGATAGCGAAACGCGAAAACAGATTCGTGCGGCGCTGGAAAAAATTGAGCAAGCGCTACCGAAAACACTAAGAGAAAAACCATCGCGAGTACGGGTATTCGCACCCGACTTCATGACTGTCGCGGATATCTGGCAAGCGCTACCAGCCTTGCGCTCGGCGATCAACGAACAACGCAAATGCCATTTTCATTATCGCGACGAACACGGGCGCGAAAGCGAACGCACTATTCGCCCGCTGGCCGTGTATTTCTGGGGCAAAGTCTGGACCTGTGTTGGCTGGTGCGAAATGCGTGGAGATTTTCGTCATTTTCGCCTTGATCGGATGCGCGAGTTTTTGACGCTGGCGGAACGCTTTCAGGATGAGCCGGGGAAAACTCTGCAGGATTTTGAGGCGATATTGCGGGCCTGTGAGTTTGAGCAAAAGGTGAATGCACCGGCAGATTGA
- the gmk gene encoding guanylate kinase produces the protein MSKQPSTTLGTLFIVSAASGTGKTTLVKKLLETTPDVRLSVSFTTRNKREGEQHGVHYFFVSVDEFQAMVARNAFYEHAIVHGNCYGTSREWVNEQLNAGIDVILEIDWQGAAQMRQQWPDCRSIFILPPDMTVLEQRLRGRGTDSEEVITKRLAAAKTEISHCAEFDYIVVNDDFAQALNELQAVFTAERCRTVNQLLRQRARLGSFSS, from the coding sequence ATGTCCAAACAACCCAGTACCACGCTTGGTACGCTGTTCATCGTGTCGGCTGCTTCCGGCACCGGTAAAACCACGCTGGTGAAAAAGCTGCTGGAAACGACACCTGATGTGCGCTTGTCGGTGTCGTTCACTACCCGCAACAAACGCGAAGGCGAGCAGCATGGCGTACATTATTTTTTCGTCAGCGTCGATGAATTCCAGGCGATGGTGGCGCGCAATGCGTTTTACGAGCACGCCATCGTGCACGGCAATTGTTATGGCACCTCGCGCGAATGGGTCAACGAGCAACTGAACGCCGGCATCGATGTCATTCTGGAAATCGATTGGCAGGGCGCGGCGCAAATGCGCCAGCAATGGCCCGATTGTCGCTCGATTTTCATCCTGCCGCCGGATATGACCGTGCTGGAACAGCGCCTGCGTGGGCGCGGCACCGATAGCGAAGAGGTGATCACCAAACGCTTGGCGGCGGCGAAAACCGAAATCAGTCATTGTGCTGAGTTTGATTACATTGTCGTCAATGATGATTTTGCTCAGGCGTTGAATGAGTTGCAGGCGGTGTTTACCGCTGAGCGTTGTCGGACGGTGAATCAGTTGCTTCGGCAGAGAGCGCGATTGGGTTCGTTTTCAAGCTAA
- a CDS encoding YicC/YloC family endoribonuclease: MIYSMTAFARREHTSELGTLVWEIRSVNQRFLETNLRLPETLRVLEPAIRESAKQKLGRGKLDCTLRYEPAAAANLPAVNEALVMQLQQLSLRLTAMGVEGKSLSHSDILRWPGVLQTAESDAEALMKQATDLFEQALDDLIAMRAREGESLAQLLRERLDGIEEQVKKAFVLMPETKIKQREKLLARFEEAKVELEPTRLEQEMVLFAQRIDVEEELDRLNTHVTEIRRLLRNGGTIGRRLDFLIQELHREANTLGSKSTTPESTAISVELKVYIEQMREQVQNIE, from the coding sequence ATGATTTACAGCATGACCGCCTTTGCCCGACGCGAACACACCTCGGAGCTCGGCACACTGGTATGGGAAATCCGCTCGGTCAACCAGCGTTTTCTGGAAACCAATCTGCGCTTGCCGGAAACCTTGCGGGTATTGGAGCCGGCCATTCGCGAAAGCGCCAAGCAAAAACTGGGGCGCGGCAAACTCGACTGCACCTTGCGTTACGAACCGGCCGCCGCCGCCAATTTGCCAGCCGTCAATGAAGCGCTGGTCATGCAATTGCAGCAATTGAGCCTGCGTTTGACCGCGATGGGGGTTGAAGGCAAATCGCTGTCGCATTCCGATATTCTGCGCTGGCCCGGTGTGCTGCAAACCGCCGAGTCCGATGCCGAAGCATTGATGAAGCAAGCCACCGATTTGTTTGAACAAGCGCTCGATGATTTAATCGCGATGCGCGCCCGCGAAGGCGAATCCTTGGCGCAATTACTGCGTGAACGCTTGGATGGCATTGAAGAGCAAGTGAAAAAAGCCTTTGTGCTGATGCCGGAAACAAAAATCAAACAGCGCGAGAAACTACTGGCTCGTTTTGAAGAAGCCAAAGTTGAACTGGAGCCAACCCGGTTGGAGCAGGAAATGGTGCTGTTTGCCCAACGAATTGACGTTGAAGAAGAACTCGACCGGCTGAACACCCACGTCACCGAAATTCGTCGCCTATTGAGAAATGGCGGAACGATAGGACGACGTCTCGATTTTCTGATTCAGGAATTGCACCGTGAGGCCAACACCCTCGGCTCGAAATCGACGACACCGGAGTCGACAGCGATTTCGGTGGAATTGAAAGTCTATATCGAACAAATGCGCGAACAAGTCCAGAACATCGAATAA
- the rph gene encoding ribonuclease PH, translated as MRPSQRTANQLRPYTLTRQYTRHAEGSVLVECGDTKVICTASVIEGVPRFLKGKGQGWLTAEYGMLPRATHTRSDRESSRGKQGGRTLEIQRLIGRALRSAVSLEQLGEFTLTIDCDVIQADGGTRCASITGACVALYDAVQYMRKNNLVKGNPFRHWVSAISVGIFQGEPVLDLDYPEDSGCETDMNIVMTETGGFIEVQGTAEGEAFSTEQLTSLLELGRQGCRELFDIQRQSVGA; from the coding sequence ATGCGTCCAAGCCAACGCACCGCCAATCAATTGCGCCCGTATACGCTCACCCGCCAATACACCCGTCATGCCGAAGGTTCGGTGCTGGTCGAGTGTGGCGACACCAAGGTGATTTGTACGGCGTCGGTCATTGAGGGCGTGCCGCGCTTTCTTAAGGGCAAAGGCCAAGGCTGGTTGACGGCTGAGTACGGCATGCTGCCACGGGCGACCCATACCCGCAGCGACCGCGAATCGAGCCGTGGTAAACAGGGTGGCCGCACGCTGGAAATTCAGCGCCTGATCGGTCGCGCCTTGCGCTCGGCGGTCAGTCTTGAGCAGCTTGGTGAATTCACGCTCACCATTGATTGCGATGTCATTCAGGCTGATGGCGGCACTCGTTGCGCTTCGATTACCGGTGCTTGCGTGGCGCTGTACGACGCCGTCCAATACATGCGTAAAAACAATCTGGTCAAAGGCAATCCGTTCCGGCATTGGGTTTCGGCGATCAGTGTTGGTATTTTTCAAGGCGAGCCGGTTCTGGATTTGGATTATCCGGAAGATTCCGGCTGTGAAACCGACATGAATATCGTCATGACCGAAACCGGCGGCTTTATTGAAGTGCAAGGCACGGCTGAAGGCGAAGCTTTCTCGACCGAGCAACTTACCTCATTGTTGGAGCTCGGCCGTCAGGGCTGCCGCGAGTTGTTTGATATTCAGCGTCAGAGTGTTGGTGCGTAA
- a CDS encoding FKBP-type peptidyl-prolyl cis-trans isomerase has translation MTIAEHKVVSIHYTLRDPSGAVIDSSEGNEPLQYIQGMGNIIPGLESAMLGKNVGDKLDVVVDPKEGYGERSEDLIQVLPRSMFAGIDTIEIGQQFQATGGNGPVVITVTEVGDDTVTVDGNHELAGVELHFAVEVVDVRDATAEEILHGHTHGGGGCCGGGHHHDDDDEHAHEHEHGHGGCGGGGCHSH, from the coding sequence ATGACGATCGCCGAACACAAGGTGGTTAGCATCCATTACACCCTGCGTGATCCGTCCGGCGCGGTGATCGACAGTTCCGAAGGCAACGAGCCGTTGCAATACATCCAGGGCATGGGCAACATCATTCCCGGTCTGGAAAGCGCCATGCTCGGCAAGAACGTCGGCGACAAGCTCGACGTCGTCGTCGACCCGAAAGAGGGCTACGGTGAGCGCAGCGAAGATCTGATTCAGGTGCTGCCGCGTTCGATGTTTGCCGGTATCGACACCATTGAAATCGGCCAACAATTCCAGGCGACCGGCGGCAACGGCCCGGTGGTCATCACCGTTACCGAAGTCGGCGATGACACGGTCACCGTTGACGGCAACCACGAGCTGGCCGGTGTTGAACTGCACTTCGCGGTCGAAGTTGTTGACGTTCGCGATGCTACCGCGGAAGAAATTCTGCACGGTCACACCCATGGCGGTGGCGGCTGCTGCGGTGGCGGTCATCATCACGATGATGACGATGAGCACGCGCATGAACACGAACATGGCCACGGCGGTTGTGGTGGTGGCGGTTGCCACTCACACTAA
- a CDS encoding M1 family metallopeptidase encodes MKTWLSVLFVCASSAAIADADWHSFAEPEQVRSTHLSLDLKVDFEQKTLSGTATHMIKRVNKDASEFVVDTRDLLIKAVKAGDKTLKDTPFTLAPLDEIRGQALRIQLPKNASKVEIHYSSQPQASGLQWLSKEMTAGKQQPFMFSQAQAIHARSFIPLQDSPQVRITYDAVIHTPKALRAVMSADNDPKAALNGRFTFKMPQAIPSYLIAIAVGDLEFAAMSDRTGVYAEPSMIKASVHEFADTEKMVQITEQMYGPYAWDRYDLLILPPSFPFGGMENPRLSFITPTVLAGDRSQVSLIAHELAHSWSGNLVTNSTWRDLWINEGFTSYLENRIMEEIYGRDRAVMEQVLSLQELAVDMKETIEVDQTLTPKVVGRDPDDTFSRIPYVKGQFFLHYLEEKFGRERFDAFLKKYFADHAFGTINTEQFYQYLQQHLLAQAPTLVSKAKVEEWLYGTGMPKDAPRPYTDRFAQVEKQWQAFVSGRTPAEKLATKEWGMHEWAHFLNQLLQKPTAEQMAKLDKAFKLTETRNNELAFSWLLASIKADYQPARKRLEHYLISIGRRKFVIPLYQELAKTPTNKAWAQKVFAEAKVGYHPITTTSAEKALQ; translated from the coding sequence ATGAAAACCTGGCTTTCTGTACTGTTTGTTTGTGCCAGCTCTGCTGCGATAGCCGATGCCGATTGGCATTCGTTCGCCGAACCCGAGCAGGTGCGCAGCACCCATCTGAGCCTCGATCTGAAGGTCGACTTTGAACAGAAAACGCTGAGTGGCACCGCCACCCACATGATCAAGCGAGTCAACAAAGACGCCAGCGAGTTTGTCGTCGACACCCGCGATCTGCTGATCAAAGCCGTCAAAGCCGGCGACAAAACCTTGAAAGACACGCCATTCACGCTGGCGCCGCTGGATGAAATTCGCGGCCAGGCGCTGCGTATTCAGTTGCCGAAAAACGCCAGCAAGGTCGAAATTCATTACAGCAGTCAGCCGCAGGCATCCGGCCTGCAATGGCTCAGCAAGGAAATGACCGCCGGCAAACAGCAACCGTTCATGTTCTCGCAAGCACAAGCGATTCATGCCCGCAGCTTTATTCCGCTGCAGGACTCACCGCAAGTGCGTATCACTTACGACGCCGTCATTCACACGCCGAAAGCGCTGCGCGCGGTGATGAGCGCCGATAATGATCCGAAAGCCGCGCTGAATGGCCGCTTCACATTCAAGATGCCGCAAGCGATCCCATCGTATTTGATCGCCATTGCTGTCGGTGATTTGGAATTCGCGGCGATGAGCGATCGCACCGGCGTTTACGCTGAGCCATCGATGATTAAAGCCTCGGTACATGAATTCGCCGACACCGAAAAAATGGTGCAAATCACCGAGCAGATGTACGGCCCTTACGCCTGGGATCGGTACGACCTGCTGATTTTGCCGCCAAGCTTTCCGTTCGGTGGCATGGAAAATCCGCGCTTAAGTTTTATCACACCAACGGTGCTTGCTGGTGATCGCTCGCAGGTGTCATTGATCGCCCACGAACTGGCGCATAGCTGGTCCGGTAATCTGGTGACCAACTCGACCTGGCGCGATCTGTGGATCAACGAAGGTTTCACCTCGTACCTGGAAAATCGCATCATGGAAGAAATCTATGGTCGCGATCGCGCGGTCATGGAGCAGGTGCTGTCACTGCAGGAATTGGCGGTCGACATGAAGGAAACCATCGAAGTCGACCAGACGCTGACGCCGAAAGTTGTTGGCCGCGATCCGGATGATACGTTCAGCCGCATTCCGTATGTCAAAGGTCAGTTCTTCCTGCATTACCTGGAAGAAAAATTCGGTCGTGAACGGTTTGATGCCTTCCTGAAAAAATACTTTGCTGATCATGCGTTCGGCACCATCAATACCGAACAGTTCTACCAGTATCTGCAACAGCATTTACTGGCACAGGCGCCTACACTGGTCAGCAAAGCCAAAGTGGAAGAATGGTTATACGGCACCGGCATGCCGAAAGATGCGCCGCGGCCTTACACCGATCGCTTTGCTCAGGTGGAAAAGCAATGGCAGGCCTTTGTCAGTGGCAGAACGCCTGCTGAAAAGCTTGCGACCAAAGAATGGGGCATGCACGAGTGGGCGCATTTCCTGAACCAGTTGTTGCAAAAGCCAACCGCCGAGCAAATGGCCAAACTCGACAAGGCCTTCAAGCTGACCGAAACGCGTAACAACGAGCTGGCATTCAGCTGGTTATTGGCTTCGATCAAAGCCGATTACCAACCGGCAAGAAAGCGCCTGGAGCATTATTTAATTTCGATTGGCCGTCGCAAGTTCGTCATTCCGCTGTATCAGGAACTGGCGAAGACGCCAACGAACAAAGCCTGGGCGCAGAAAGTGTTTGCTGAAGCGAAAGTGGGTTATCACCCGATTACCACTACTTCCGCTGAAAAAGCTTTGCAGTAA
- a CDS encoding porin: MSVIRAGVLVALSAVSANAFADWSFFAGVNQNTIDKTVTRSASLESVDDEAGGYELGLSYQLFDIVGLEAGYTSFGSFDFDSLDCPQACIPEPIRSELDVTAWNVGVNARIPLGAFALRASANRYLFDEDDSELLLEDDEWVFRAGLDYEFTDNLALGVGYKSGDVIESGYDARVTFSF, encoded by the coding sequence ATGAGCGTCATACGAGCAGGTGTGCTGGTAGCCTTGTCAGCCGTTTCGGCCAATGCGTTTGCCGATTGGTCTTTCTTTGCCGGCGTCAATCAGAACACCATTGATAAAACCGTAACGCGGTCCGCATCATTGGAGTCGGTTGATGACGAGGCTGGCGGCTACGAGCTGGGTTTGTCATATCAATTATTTGATATTGTCGGCCTTGAAGCCGGTTACACCTCTTTCGGTAGTTTCGATTTCGATTCGCTGGATTGTCCGCAAGCCTGTATTCCGGAGCCCATTCGTAGTGAGTTGGATGTAACGGCCTGGAACGTTGGCGTTAATGCGCGAATCCCACTTGGCGCCTTTGCACTCAGAGCGTCGGCAAATCGTTATCTTTTTGATGAAGATGACAGTGAGTTGTTGCTGGAGGACGATGAGTGGGTATTCCGCGCCGGTCTGGATTACGAATTTACTGACAATCTAGCGCTCGGCGTCGGCTACAAATCGGGCGATGTAATCGAAAGCGGTTATGATGCCCGGGTAACATTCAGTTTCTAA
- a CDS encoding DUF6438 domain-containing protein, giving the protein MHGLLKLVAITCLISGCQTPQATSATSSPPNESLVYEQGPCFGFCPVYRFEVQRDGQYVYIGERHTQQTGRHQGVLMAEQTAKLFSLYQSIQALSLPERIDSAHCELYATDHSYLRLSYQRENASWSLHHDLGCHEFDKREALLELEQQIQRVLPINRWVNPVDQ; this is encoded by the coding sequence ATGCATGGGCTACTCAAACTCGTGGCCATTACGTGTCTGATCAGTGGTTGTCAGACGCCGCAGGCCACGTCCGCAACCTCATCACCGCCGAACGAGTCGCTGGTTTATGAACAAGGCCCTTGTTTTGGTTTTTGCCCGGTCTATCGTTTTGAAGTGCAGCGCGATGGCCAATATGTCTATATCGGTGAACGTCACACCCAACAAACCGGCCGTCATCAAGGTGTGCTGATGGCCGAGCAAACGGCAAAGCTGTTCTCGCTCTATCAATCAATCCAAGCCTTGTCATTGCCGGAGCGTATCGATAGTGCCCATTGCGAACTGTACGCGACCGACCACAGTTACCTTCGCCTCAGCTACCAACGCGAAAATGCATCATGGTCCTTGCATCACGATTTGGGCTGTCACGAATTCGATAAACGCGAAGCCTTGCTGGAATTGGAGCAACAAATTCAACGGGTACTGCCGATCAATCGCTGGGTAAATCCGGTTGATCAATAA
- a CDS encoding SDR family NAD(P)-dependent oxidoreductase, producing the protein MAKRPVALITGASTGFGAAIATRLADEGYDLILLARRLEKLQALAEQLPVSSHLIACDLREQEAVRAAIAAIPAEFADIDVLINNAGLALGLEPAHRADWQDWQQMIDTNCTALALMTRLILPGMVERQKGHLVMMGSIAGAYAYPGGNAYGATKAFVEQFARNLRADLLGTGIRVTNIEPGLVGGSEFSLVRFKGDVEKAATVYKGANALQPEDIAESVAWALKQPKHVNINSIEIMPVSQAHGPLAIHRKT; encoded by the coding sequence ATGGCAAAACGGCCCGTTGCATTGATCACCGGCGCTTCAACCGGGTTTGGTGCCGCCATCGCCACACGCCTGGCTGATGAAGGTTACGATTTGATTTTGCTGGCGCGCCGCTTGGAAAAATTACAGGCGCTGGCGGAGCAGCTCCCGGTTTCTTCACACCTGATTGCCTGTGATCTGCGTGAGCAGGAAGCGGTGCGCGCCGCCATAGCGGCGATTCCTGCTGAATTTGCCGACATTGACGTGCTGATCAACAACGCCGGTCTGGCGCTGGGATTGGAGCCTGCTCATCGTGCTGACTGGCAGGATTGGCAGCAAATGATCGACACCAATTGCACGGCATTGGCGTTGATGACGCGTTTGATTTTGCCGGGCATGGTCGAGCGTCAAAAAGGTCACTTGGTCATGATGGGCTCAATTGCCGGCGCCTATGCTTATCCCGGCGGTAACGCCTACGGTGCGACAAAAGCGTTTGTCGAACAGTTTGCCCGCAATTTGCGCGCTGATCTGCTCGGCACCGGCATTCGGGTAACCAATATCGAGCCGGGCTTGGTCGGCGGCAGTGAATTTTCACTGGTGCGTTTCAAAGGCGATGTCGAAAAAGCGGCAACGGTTTATAAAGGCGCCAATGCCTTACAACCAGAAGATATCGCCGAGTCCGTTGCCTGGGCGTTGAAACAGCCCAAGCACGTCAATATCAACAGCATTGAAATCATGCCAGTATCGCAAGCGCACGGACCGTTGGCGATTCATCGAAAAACTTGA